Below is a genomic region from Gillisia sp. Hel_I_86.
CCAACTAAAACGGACATCACCCCTGCAGAAGCTCCAACCAAATACGATTTCCCTGTGGCTTCAAAAGCAGGAAATAAATTATAGCTCAACATATAAACCAAGGCTCCAATTATGACCCCCAGAAAATAAAATGTCAACAGTTTTTTTGAAGAAAAATAATTGAGAAAATAGATCCCTGCATAATATAGAATAAGCATGTTCGAGAGAATATGCCAGATTCCTGAATGCAGAAAAGAATAGGTGATTATAGACCAAGGCTTAAAAACAAATTCCCCCAGTTCTTTGGGAAAAACCAACCATTCTGTAATAAAACCAGAAGGAAGGTTGAAAAGAAAGGCAATGGTCTTGATCAGGAAAAAGAGGATAAATACCAACACATTTATTGCAATCAGTTTTTCCACAACTGTTGCTGTTTGCAATTTATATCTAAATTTATCTGCCGGTCCCATTAATCCCACCTATTTTGTTCAAACTGATTCTTTTTCCAATACCACATCATTATAAAACCGAAAAGGGCTCCCCCTACGTGGGCAAAATGAGCTATCCCCCCACCAAACAAGGAGTATCCGGTAACGCCAGAGAATAGATCTATCGCTATTAATATAGGGATAAATATTTTAGCCTTGATTGGAACTGGTACGAATAGTAAAAATAATTCAACATTTGGAAATAACATACCAAAACCGACTAAAACTCCATAAATTGCTCCAGAAGCACCAACTGCAGGGGTGTTAAAAGCAGTGAACATGCTTTCTAAGGTATCTTTGGAAACGCTACTTAAGATAGAAGTATTGTACTGCCCCGTTTCCAATAATTGCTGAATGTCAATAGGATTCATACCGGCATCCAACAAAGCATTGTAACCAGATTGAACGTGAAAATAATTCACTAGCGAGTGGATAATCGCAGCTCCAATTCCGGAAGAAAAATAAAAGAAAATGAATTTATTCTTGCCCAACATTTGCTCGATAGGACTTCCAAATGCCCATAATGCATACATATTAAATAGGATATGCATAAACCCAGCATGCATGAACATATGGCTAACAATTTGCCA
It encodes:
- a CDS encoding rhomboid family intramembrane serine protease; protein product: MGRITDTVKILIIINAIFFIGTMFVGDYTYKLFSLWFFQNDNFGVWQIVSHMFMHAGFMHILFNMYALWAFGSPIEQMLGKNKFIFFYFSSGIGAAIIHSLVNYFHVQSGYNALLDAGMNPIDIQQLLETGQYNTSILSSVSKDTLESMFTAFNTPAVGASGAIYGVLVGFGMLFPNVELFLLFVPVPIKAKIFIPILIAIDLFSGVTGYSLFGGGIAHFAHVGGALFGFIMMWYWKKNQFEQNRWD
- a CDS encoding rhomboid family protein; this translates as MGPADKFRYKLQTATVVEKLIAINVLVFILFFLIKTIAFLFNLPSGFITEWLVFPKELGEFVFKPWSIITYSFLHSGIWHILSNMLILYYAGIYFLNYFSSKKLLTFYFLGVIIGALVYMLSYNLFPAFEATGKSYLVGASAGVMSVLVGVATKVPNMRIRLMFIGTIKFWYIAAFLVVIDVIQIPFGNAGGHFAHLGGAFFGYMYTKQLAQGNDIASGFEKFINWFIALFDSSRKPKPKMKTVYKKKGASPYKTKVSITNKNEKQQKIDAILDKISTSGYDSLTKQEKDFLFHAGKDK